aggtggtgaggaGCACACCGGCTTGGCTTATGGGACACTCTGTTCCCTGCTTTTTGGCAGGAGCCAAAAGGGACTCTGAGTCGCTGGGACAGCGCATCCCATCCCCTGACCatagggagtgtgtgtgtgggggtgctgCTGTGGAGGTGTCTGAAAGAAGGGAACGGTGTGGACGTTTAATGAGCTCCTAATTCGTGCCAAACGTTTTTACACACCCACATTTAATCAGTCCTCGCTACAAATGGACACCGATATACCCACTTTACACACACGGAAGCCGAGGCTTAAGGAAGTGCCTGGAGGAAAACCGATCGGGAGCGAGCCTTTCCTGCGCCTTAGACGCGGTACCAGCCTGCGGCCCGCACGCCCAACGGAATTCTTCCTTCTCGCCTGCGAGGAAGGAACCATCATCCCCTTTACATAGATGGGCAATCCAAGGATCAGATACGCGCGGGGGTCCCGCCCCAGAGTCCCTCCGCGAGCGATGGTGGTGGCCAGACCCCCCAAAAGCCCTCGAGTGGCCCCTCCCACCCCggcctgccccccctcccccgacgACGCGGCGCGGGGCGTGGCGCTCACCTCGAGGCGGTCGATGCGGTCCCGGAGGGCACGCACGGCGTCCTCCAGCTCGAGGATGAGCGCGGGCGAGTCCCAGGGCCCGTCGGCCATGGTGTCGCGGCGCGGCCCGGCGTCCTGGAGGCCGCGCGGCAGGCCGCTCTCGCAGCGGCCCAGCTTGCCGGTGAGCTCGCGGATGGTGTCCTGGTCCGCGCGGATGCGCGCCTCCTGCTGCAGCGCCGTCTGGCGCAGCTGGTCGGCCGTGCTCTGCAGGAGCAGCAGCTCCTCGCGCTCGCCCAGCGCCGCGTCCCCCTGCTCGCCCCCCGACGGACAGGCGGCCGCCAGCGGCGTGCACAGGAAGCGGCTGAAGAGGGGCACGGGCGGCAGCGGGTGCGCGCTGGCCGCAGGCGCCCCGGGCAGCGCCGGGGGCCCGGCCGAGCTGCCCGCACCGTGCAGTGCGCTCAGGCTGCGCTGCGGGCCCGAGGACGCGCCGGCGGCGCCCGAAGCGGCCGAGACGTTGTCGGCGCCTCCGGGCAGCGCCCGCGCCCGGCTGGCCGCCAGGGGCACGCTGGCGATGATGCAGATGACGGCACCGAGGAACGCCAGCATGCCCGCGGCCAGCAGCACCGCCAGGAACTTCAGCGTGAGGCGGGCGGCGGGGGCTCCGGAGGCCCCCGGCAGGCGCAGCTGCGGAGTCGGGGCGCGGGGCCCGGGAGCGCGGGGCGGAGCGGGGCTGGATCGGGAGGAGCCGGAGCCGGAGCTGGAGATGTTGCCACGGCCGCTGCTGCCGCCGTTGTGAGCCCGGGCGTCGCGAGGAGGAGAAGGCTGTGGGCAggcggggagggggagcgggcgcggccccgccccgccggcTCCCCCGGGCCGGCCCTAGCCCAGCCCCGCACCCGTTATGCGCCGGGCGCAGAGGTGGGGGCACCGCCGGGGCTGCAGCAAGAGGCACGTGGCGGCACTGAGAGCCTGGGTCAGAGGGTGGCGACTTGAAGGCTGCACGGCTGGACCTGTTAGtgatccccacccctcccctccagtgTCGCCCCCCTCCCGAACTGGTAATGCCAACAGCTACCTTTCGGGGAGCGTTTCCCCTGTGTCACGCTCTGTGCAGAGTGAGCTATACTCTCGGTCCCCATGAAGCCTCACCATGGACATGCCCAtgatacaaatgaggaaactgaggctccctTAGGTCAGGTCGCAGTCCAAGGTCACACCGTTGGTGTGTGTGGGAGTAGCCTTTGGGCTGGGCAGTCTGACCGGGCAGACTGTGGGATGGAgctggggtgggcgtggggggaggaaggagggaggccagggcGGGAGGAGGGGTACTGGAGATTTTAGCCCAATCTCTATTTATATTATGGCCACCTGCCTGTCActtcccacacccaccctcctgAAGGAGCAGGGTTCACTCCCCTACACacccatccaaaaaaaaaaaatcttcctgtgATCTCAAAGGACAGCCAAAGTTCCTCCTCTGACTGGCTGGGGGCACAGACCATCCAGAGAGAAGACCCCGCTCCCTGTGGCAGTCTGCAGGCAAACCCTGGTGGGCATGCGGATGAGGTGCTGGAAGGAAGAGCAGGAATGGGAGTGGGATGTGgtatgggggtggaggaggagcctGTCAAAAAtgtctatatatattttgttgcaAATTAACTTTGCAATTGAAaacctaagaaaaacaaaaggcctACCATCCTTCACAATCCAGCTGCGGTTCCAATTTTCCACGAGGCATTTCCTTACCGAAGTGGGCTCTCAGGGCTGGAAGGGCGCTCAGACGGCTGTGGACGTTTCCCCTGCCTCCTGGGGTAGAGAAGAGGGGATGTGGCTCATGgagtccctggccagggctgcacccAGGTTGGTCCTGAGCCCAGACCGCGTCCCAGCGTGTCTTCCAAGTCCACAGCCTGACCTGAAAGGAGGCTCAGACTGGGTCTCTGGACCACCATGGCCACCGTGCAGGCTCTGCacagtgcagggggtggggaggggcggggacatCTCAGGAGGCAGCAGGCCTGGGGGATCCTACCTGGGCACTGGGCACATGCTCCAGCCCTGCCCCGACCCCAGCCCCAGGATGATGCCCCCCTGCTTGTGGGATCTCTGGGAGTCGGGGTCGCCTGAGTTGTAAAGTGGGAGCGAAGCAATGTGAGCTCTACATCCTGAACCCCTGAGCTGAGTGTGCGTGGATGTGCTAGTCCTTGGAGCAGTGGCCTGGAACCCCCTCCAGGCAGCCCAGCGTGGAGGAGGCCTCTCCGGAGGGTCCTGGGAGGAGAGGGTGCCCAAGGCAGGGAGCCTCCTGGTGCATCCACATGTGTTCTTGGAAGACAGAAGCACCCACGTGACATCCCAAGGGGAAACTGTCATAGAAAATCCAGAGAAGgacaggggaggctgggagaggggctgcTGTGGCTTGGGCCCCCAGGGGTGCCACCTTTGTATGAACTGCCTTGGGGACAGTTGAATAATGGGTCCAGAGGCTGGGGTTAATTCATGTTTAAATT
This DNA window, taken from Desmodus rotundus isolate HL8 chromosome 3, HLdesRot8A.1, whole genome shotgun sequence, encodes the following:
- the NPTXR gene encoding neuronal pentraxin receptor, producing MGMSMGRPGGAGGAGPRPLPLPACPQPSPPRDARAHNGGSSGRGNISSSGSGSSRSSPAPPRAPGPRAPTPQLRLPGASGAPAARLTLKFLAVLLAAGMLAFLGAVICIIASVPLAASRARALPGGADNVSAASGAAGASSGPQRSLSALHGAGSSAGPPALPGAPAASAHPLPPVPLFSRFLCTPLAAACPSGGEQGDAALGEREELLLLQSTADQLRQTALQQEARIRADQDTIRELTGKLGRCESGLPRGLQDAGPRRDTMADGPWDSPALILELEDAVRALRDRIDRLEQQELPARVNFSAAPAPAPAVPTALHSKMDELEGQLLAKVLALEKERVALSHNSHRQRQEVEKGLDALRDRVAELEHGSSAYSPPDAFKISIPIRNNYMYARVRKALPELYAFTVCVWLRSRSGGTGQGTPFSYSVPGQANEIVLLEAGHDPMELLINDKVAQLPLSLKDNTWHHICIAWTTRDGLWSAYQDGELQGSGENLAAWHPIKPHGILILGQEQDTLGGRFDATQAFVGDIAQFNLWDHALTPAQVLGIANCTAPLLGNVLPWGDKLVEAFGGATKAAFDVCKGRAKA